One region of Rattus norvegicus strain BN/NHsdMcwi chromosome 13, GRCr8, whole genome shotgun sequence genomic DNA includes:
- the Rgs4 gene encoding regulator of G-protein signaling 4: protein MCKGLAGLPASCLRSAKDMKHRLGFLLQKSDSCEHSSSHSKKDKVVTCQRVSQEEVKKWAESLENLINHECGLAAFKAFLKSEYSEENIDFWISCEEYKKIKSPSKLSPKAKKIYNEFISVQATKEVNLDSCTREETSRNMLEPTITCFDEAQKKIFNLMEKDSYRRFLKSRFYLDLTNPSSCGAEKQKGAKSSADCTSLVPQCA from the exons ATGTGCAAAGGACTCGCTGGTCTGCCGGCTTCCTGCCTGAGGAG CGCAAAGGATATGAAACATCGGCTGGGATTTCTGCTGCAGAAATCAGATTCCTGTGAACATAGTTCTTCACACAGCAAGAAGGACAAAGTAGTAACTTGCCAGAG GGTGAGCCAAGAAGAAGTCAAGAAATGGGCTGAATCGCTGGAAAACCTGATTAACCATGAAT GTGGACTGGCAGCTTTCAAAGCTTTCCTGAAGTCAGAATACAGTGAGGAGAACATTGACTTCTGGATCAGCTGTGAGGAGTACAAGAAAATCAAATCACCTTCTAAACTAAGTCCCAAGGCCAAGAAGATCTACAATGAGTTCATCTCTGTGCAGGCAACAAAAGAG GTGAACCTGGATTCTTGCACCAGAGAGGAGACAAGCCGGAACATGTTAGAGCCCACGATAACCTGTTTTGATGAAGCCCAGAAGAAGATTTTCAACCTGATGGAAAAGGATTCATACCGTCGTTTCCTCAAGTCTCGATTCTATCTTGACCTGACCAATCCTTCCAGCTGCGGggcagagaagcagaaaggagccaagagttctgcaGACTGCACTTCCCTAGTCCCTCAGTGTGCCTAA